The genomic window AATTCTAAATCATCTTCCGAAAGCGGAGATCATTTGGAATATCAGCGTTGAATCTCTGGCAATGTTCGCGAATGACAAGGATGCGTTTCGTGTTGCGACGGACAAGTTTGGTGTCGATCTCGGCGATGCAATTTCGGCCCGCGATAATGCAGTAAGGCTAAGTGATTGGCGAAAGTCGCTTGTCTCACATTACTTGAATGAAATCAAACAGAACTGCGTTGCGAAATTTGTCAGTCCGTTTATGGTCCAACATTCTGGCTGGGGCTATTGGCTCTTGCATCTCAGTAACCATAAGGAGGCCAATGATGTAATGAAGGTTACTCATTGGAGACATCAAAATAATTCTTTGCATGAGGGATTTCCAGGTCTACGGATGCTTGAGTTCAACCGTGACAATTGGAACCAGTCGAGCTTTTTTCGCTTCGATGCAGAAGCTAATCTGGCGACGCGAGAAGCCTTGCTCAACGAACTTGGCCCGCAGATTCGTAGACTGGGCGAAGCACCGACGGTTGGCCAACTTATTGATTCGGTCGCGAATGAAACTCCAGCGGATAGGCAGCGAATCATCGAGTCATTGGGAGACCTGAAAGCTGAAAGTGCATGCCGCTTCATCGGTCCTGCTGGCGAAAAGAGAATTCATATTCCCCAATCGCTCGACGATCGGATTGTGCTCTCAGAACATCGCCCGATGTATTTGCCGGGAATAAATTGAGCAGGAAACGATCTTGGCCACCTACAGCTGATTGAAGCTAGCCGATCAGCATCACTGTGAAACCAAAACAATTTTCAGGTGTGACAACAGGCTGGGGTCTGCAGCGGATCGCCTCCCTAAAATCTGCCGACATAGCCGTCAGTGTAGCGGGCGAAGGCATCTAACCATTTCGTGTTTCGTTCTACCAAATCATTGAGATTGAACGCATGCCTACCAGGCTCGGCATCTTGCCAAGTCTGTCCTCCATC from Roseimaritima ulvae includes these protein-coding regions:
- the tcmP gene encoding three-Cys-motif partner protein TcmP → MGKSQDAFSWKDGRTPLCPVHSRIKLEILRDYLMAYFPTISQNMRMDYVNIELIDAFAGGGVLIDAETKSPINGSPKVMIGAVRDSEAAIAARKTKPFRINARFHFSDADRDAHLRLKTDLADSRYREDVESGKILVDNLKFDRFLSVVLERIKSRPRQKAIFFLDQCGWNQATLRDCNRILNHLPKAEIIWNISVESLAMFANDKDAFRVATDKFGVDLGDAISARDNAVRLSDWRKSLVSHYLNEIKQNCVAKFVSPFMVQHSGWGYWLLHLSNHKEANDVMKVTHWRHQNNSLHEGFPGLRMLEFNRDNWNQSSFFRFDAEANLATREALLNELGPQIRRLGEAPTVGQLIDSVANETPADRQRIIESLGDLKAESACRFIGPAGEKRIHIPQSLDDRIVLSEHRPMYLPGIN